One stretch of Paenibacillus sp. FSL R5-0341 DNA includes these proteins:
- a CDS encoding RidA family protein produces MKKPISTDQAPGAIGPYSQAVDAGDFIYTSGQLGLNPQTGEFGADVQEQTRLSLSNVKAILEAAGTSMDKIVKTTVFLKDMNDFVPVNEVYSTFFEQPYPARSAVEVARLPKDALVEIEVIALK; encoded by the coding sequence ATGAAAAAACCAATCTCTACCGATCAGGCGCCAGGCGCCATTGGTCCATACAGTCAAGCCGTTGATGCAGGCGATTTCATCTACACTTCCGGACAACTTGGTCTGAATCCTCAAACGGGAGAGTTCGGCGCAGATGTACAGGAGCAGACACGTCTGTCTTTGAGCAATGTGAAGGCTATCCTTGAAGCAGCAGGTACAAGTATGGATAAAATCGTGAAAACAACGGTGTTCCTGAAAGACATGAACGACTTCGTTCCTGTGAATGAAGTGTATAGCACGTTCTTCGAACAGCCTTATCCTGCACGCAGTGCAGTGGAAGTTGCTCGTTTGCCAAAAGATGCACTGGTGGAGATTGAAGTTATTGCCCTGAAATAG
- a CDS encoding oxidoreductase: protein MYLNRLERKAMVIGATGLVGELLVHHLLEHSAYSLIRVLVRRPLELQHPKLEQHVVDWEQLESQGHLFDGIDDLYCCLGTTIKKAGSQENFRQVDYHYPVRAATIAKQHGVLQMLVISSMGASAGSRVFYSRTKGEMEDALSDIGFQSLHIFRPSLILGDRNEKRFGEQMAAHAMKLLDRWMKGRVDKYRAVHAATIAQAMTNIALVQTKGNHVYPNDVIHVLGVDGG from the coding sequence ATGTATTTGAATCGTCTCGAACGGAAAGCCATGGTGATTGGAGCCACTGGGCTTGTAGGCGAATTACTGGTTCATCATCTGCTGGAGCACTCGGCATACAGCCTGATTCGTGTTCTGGTTAGACGTCCGCTTGAGCTGCAGCATCCTAAACTGGAACAGCATGTGGTGGACTGGGAACAGCTGGAGAGCCAAGGCCACTTATTCGATGGAATCGATGACCTGTACTGTTGTTTGGGTACAACGATCAAAAAAGCAGGCAGTCAGGAGAATTTCCGTCAGGTGGATTACCATTACCCGGTTCGTGCAGCTACGATTGCGAAGCAGCACGGAGTATTACAGATGCTTGTAATCTCCTCCATGGGAGCGAGCGCAGGTTCCCGTGTCTTTTACAGTCGGACCAAGGGGGAAATGGAGGATGCATTGTCCGATATCGGTTTTCAGTCATTGCATATCTTCCGCCCGTCCTTAATCCTGGGAGATCGAAACGAGAAGCGGTTCGGTGAACAGATGGCTGCTCATGCGATGAAGCTTCTGGATCGCTGGATGAAAGGCAGAGTGGACAAATACCGGGCGGTCCATGCTGCGACCATTGCACAGGCCATGACGAATATTGCGCTGGTGCAAACCAAGGGAAACCATGTGTATCCGAATGATGTCATTCATGTCCTTGGTGTAGACGGAGGTTAA
- a CDS encoding ATP-grasp domain-containing protein has translation MKDIVFLCDKRINTKTGFLDALSKISDTTNILLVEQGYEQFSSLPEGLFSAVFEVNDITRIDQVEEVFERILDEYDVERVIAPTENVVETGGYLRTRFGIPGIQKNQAETVRNKWIMKETLRQAGIHTSQTRIASNAVQIRKIVAGIGFPIIIKPISGWATIMTYKLSNQEELEQYISHSWNRESVLIEEFITGREFHIDSVVSEGKLMFSSVSEYLFNCLEIVQNDRPSGTICYPTNTNYEYVERMQSFNEEIIRTLGIRNSVFHAEVFLLPNGEICFGEIGARIGGIVIIPPMVLNSHQVNLFDAAIQTELGIYEAPTLVNSGKYTGAINFPSAVGKIESISSAEDFKSMEGLIDIRINYTSGQSISGGRDTMSRSGFAIVEGPDIEFVRKQLLELHDKFVLVHQ, from the coding sequence ATGAAGGATATCGTATTCCTGTGTGACAAGCGGATTAACACCAAAACCGGGTTTCTCGATGCCTTGTCCAAAATATCGGATACAACCAACATTTTGTTGGTGGAACAAGGATATGAACAATTTTCCTCATTACCAGAGGGGTTGTTTAGTGCTGTGTTCGAAGTGAACGATATTACTCGGATTGATCAAGTGGAAGAGGTTTTTGAGCGCATTTTGGATGAGTATGATGTGGAACGAGTGATTGCCCCCACTGAAAATGTAGTGGAAACAGGAGGGTATCTCAGAACACGTTTTGGTATCCCTGGCATTCAGAAGAACCAGGCCGAGACGGTGCGAAACAAGTGGATCATGAAGGAGACATTGCGGCAGGCGGGAATCCATACGTCACAGACACGTATTGCGTCCAATGCAGTACAGATTAGAAAGATCGTTGCAGGTATTGGCTTTCCCATCATTATCAAACCGATTAGTGGCTGGGCGACGATCATGACGTACAAGCTTAGCAATCAAGAGGAGCTTGAGCAGTATATCAGCCATTCCTGGAATCGAGAATCAGTGCTCATTGAGGAATTTATCACCGGCAGGGAGTTCCATATAGACTCCGTCGTTTCAGAAGGTAAGCTTATGTTTTCCTCTGTCTCTGAATATTTGTTCAATTGTCTCGAAATCGTCCAGAATGATCGCCCTTCCGGCACGATCTGTTATCCCACTAACACCAACTACGAATATGTGGAACGGATGCAGTCATTCAATGAAGAGATCATACGGACGCTTGGAATACGTAACAGTGTGTTCCATGCAGAGGTATTCCTTCTGCCGAATGGTGAGATCTGTTTTGGAGAGATTGGAGCACGTATTGGAGGCATTGTCATCATTCCGCCAATGGTGTTGAATTCCCACCAGGTTAACCTGTTTGATGCAGCCATTCAAACGGAACTGGGAATATATGAGGCCCCAACCCTTGTTAATTCAGGCAAATACACTGGTGCGATTAATTTCCCATCTGCTGTGGGCAAGATCGAAAGTATCTCATCAGCAGAAGATTTCAAATCGATGGAAGGACTTATTGATATCCGAATTAACTATACATCGGGTCAGTCCATTTCAGGTGGTCGCGATACGATGTCTAGATCCGGATTTGCCATTGTGGAAGGTCCAGATATTGAATTCGTTAGAAAACAACTTCTAGAACTACATGACAAGTTTGTCCTGGTTCACCAATAA
- a CDS encoding carbohydrate ABC transporter permease has product METTKNYRLSTILTEIVMVLIGLLFLVPFYFLFVNSVKTFGDLLTNSAAWPEVFQWGNYANAWEKINFPSALMNSLIVTVISNLLLVLISSMAAYRMVRSNTRFNRILFGMFIAAMVIPFQSIMIPLVTVTSNLGLIDSLGGLIICYLGFGAPMSVFLFHGFVKSVPLEIEEAARVDGSSAYGVFFRIVFPLMKPMYVTVIILNTLWIWNDYLLPSLILQSSNLRTIPIATFALFGQYTKQWDLALPALVLGIMPIIIFFLLMQKYIIQGITAGSVKG; this is encoded by the coding sequence ATGGAGACGACGAAAAATTACCGCCTAAGTACCATTCTAACCGAGATTGTTATGGTGCTCATTGGACTTTTATTCCTGGTTCCGTTCTACTTCCTGTTCGTGAATTCGGTCAAAACCTTCGGTGACTTGCTCACCAATTCGGCTGCATGGCCGGAAGTATTCCAATGGGGCAATTATGCAAACGCCTGGGAGAAAATTAACTTCCCGTCCGCGCTGATGAACTCGCTTATCGTTACCGTAATCAGCAACCTGTTGCTTGTGCTGATCAGTTCCATGGCCGCGTATCGAATGGTCCGCAGCAATACCCGGTTCAACCGGATTTTGTTCGGCATGTTCATTGCCGCTATGGTGATTCCGTTCCAGTCTATCATGATTCCCCTCGTTACTGTAACCAGTAATCTCGGGCTAATCGATAGCCTTGGCGGACTCATCATCTGTTATCTCGGTTTCGGGGCACCGATGTCTGTCTTTCTGTTCCACGGATTTGTGAAATCCGTCCCACTGGAGATTGAGGAGGCGGCTCGTGTGGATGGAAGCTCTGCCTACGGGGTGTTCTTCCGGATCGTATTTCCACTCATGAAACCGATGTATGTAACCGTCATCATTTTGAACACACTCTGGATTTGGAATGATTATCTGCTCCCATCCCTGATCCTGCAAAGTTCTAACTTGCGTACGATCCCGATTGCGACCTTTGCGCTCTTCGGACAATATACGAAGCAGTGGGATCTGGCTTTACCGGCACTTGTGCTCGGTATCATGCCGATCATTATTTTCTTCCTGCTGATGCAGAAGTATATCATTCAGGGGATTACGGCTGGATCAGTTAAAGGGTGA
- a CDS encoding ABC transporter substrate-binding protein → MKRMTKLTLLMLIAFSVMLAGCGNGDKSGSPVNTDTQGGGEAAAGDKTIKIFQFKVEIAEALNRLKAEYESSHPGVKLDIQTVGGGSDYGAALKAKFAAGEQPDIFNVGGYRELDTWLEYLEDLSGESWAKDALEVAKEPMTKDGKLYGQPLALEGYGFIYNKDLFQKAGITEIPTTLEQLDQAAQKLQAAGITPFSNGYQEWWVLGNHNVNVAFANQADPVKFIQGLNESTEKIPGNQVFTDWINLLDLTLKYSNKNPLTTDYNTQVTLFASGEAAMMQQGNWTQVQIDGIDPNLNLGILPMPINNEPNDKLFVGVPNYWVVNKNSQVKTEAKEFLEWLVTSDIGKQYMTKEFKFIPAFSSITASEEDLGDLATDIMKYSQENKTLSWNFNRFPEGVPQEYGSTIQAYVAGKSDKAGLLDALQQNWDSLKK, encoded by the coding sequence ATGAAAAGAATGACGAAGTTGACGTTGCTTATGCTGATTGCTTTTTCGGTAATGCTCGCAGGTTGTGGCAACGGGGATAAAAGCGGCAGTCCAGTCAACACGGATACTCAAGGTGGTGGCGAAGCTGCTGCCGGGGACAAAACCATTAAAATCTTTCAATTCAAAGTCGAAATTGCGGAAGCGCTTAATCGTCTCAAAGCGGAATATGAATCCTCCCATCCAGGCGTCAAACTGGACATTCAAACCGTGGGTGGCGGCAGTGACTACGGTGCTGCATTGAAAGCCAAGTTTGCCGCAGGCGAACAACCGGACATTTTCAACGTAGGTGGTTATCGTGAATTGGATACATGGCTTGAATATCTGGAAGATCTGTCTGGAGAATCATGGGCCAAAGATGCGCTCGAAGTAGCCAAAGAGCCAATGACCAAAGACGGCAAGCTCTATGGACAGCCACTCGCGCTGGAGGGTTATGGTTTCATTTATAACAAAGACCTTTTCCAAAAAGCGGGTATTACCGAAATTCCAACGACACTGGAACAATTGGACCAGGCTGCACAGAAACTTCAGGCCGCAGGTATTACGCCTTTCTCGAACGGATATCAGGAGTGGTGGGTATTGGGGAACCATAACGTAAACGTGGCATTTGCGAATCAGGCAGATCCGGTGAAATTTATTCAGGGGCTCAACGAAAGCACGGAAAAAATTCCTGGCAATCAGGTGTTCACCGACTGGATTAACCTGCTCGACTTAACGTTGAAATACAGCAACAAAAACCCACTGACAACCGACTACAATACACAGGTAACCTTGTTTGCGAGTGGAGAAGCGGCGATGATGCAGCAAGGGAACTGGACTCAAGTTCAGATCGATGGAATCGATCCGAATCTGAATCTGGGTATCCTGCCAATGCCAATTAACAATGAACCGAATGACAAATTGTTTGTCGGCGTGCCGAACTACTGGGTTGTGAACAAGAATTCCCAAGTGAAAACGGAAGCGAAAGAGTTTCTGGAGTGGCTTGTAACTTCGGATATCGGTAAACAATATATGACCAAAGAATTCAAATTCATTCCGGCGTTCAGTTCCATCACGGCATCCGAAGAGGATCTGGGTGACCTCGCGACAGATATTATGAAATATAGTCAGGAGAACAAAACACTGAGCTGGAACTTTAACCGTTTCCCTGAAGGTGTTCCGCAGGAATATGGTAGCACGATCCAAGCTTACGTTGCAGGCAAATCGGATAAAGCCGGATTGCTCGATGCGTTGCAGCAGAACTGGGATAGTCTGAAAAAATAA
- a CDS encoding tryptophan-rich sensory protein — MSRNNPYKWLNAIGFIAVIIVNYLSNALPIGGKTNKEVSDMYPVLLTPSGYAFSIWGLIYLLLAGFVIYQFVPASWKRDSITRLGCWFLASCAFNVAWIFAFQNLQTGLALLIIVLLLLSLIVLYVKTRTITVPTTAEIWLVKLPFSIYLGWISVATIVNAAVLLYKIGWDGFGISEPTWTIIMLIVGMVLAVLVSFRYRDSVYPLVFTWAYIAIALKQKDVTSVYYTAIIIAILLAIYAVWLFFARNQDRD; from the coding sequence ATGTCACGTAACAATCCGTACAAGTGGTTAAACGCCATTGGTTTTATCGCTGTAATTATCGTGAACTACCTTTCCAACGCTCTGCCAATCGGAGGCAAGACCAACAAAGAAGTATCGGATATGTACCCTGTGCTGCTCACACCTTCAGGCTATGCCTTCTCTATATGGGGTCTGATCTACCTGCTGCTGGCAGGGTTTGTGATCTATCAGTTCGTGCCCGCTTCCTGGAAAAGGGATTCGATTACCCGTCTCGGGTGTTGGTTTCTGGCAAGCTGTGCCTTCAATGTAGCATGGATTTTTGCTTTTCAAAACTTGCAGACCGGTCTCGCTTTACTGATCATTGTACTGCTTCTATTGTCTCTGATCGTGCTGTATGTAAAAACACGTACCATTACTGTTCCGACCACGGCTGAGATCTGGCTTGTAAAGCTGCCATTCAGCATCTATCTGGGATGGATTAGCGTGGCAACCATTGTAAATGCAGCGGTGCTGTTATATAAAATAGGCTGGGATGGTTTTGGTATCAGCGAACCGACCTGGACGATCATCATGCTGATTGTCGGTATGGTGCTAGCTGTTCTCGTTAGCTTCCGTTATCGGGACAGTGTGTACCCTCTTGTATTCACATGGGCGTATATTGCCATTGCACTTAAACAAAAGGATGTCACTTCCGTATATTATACGGCAATCATCATTGCGATCTTACTGGCCATCTACGCGGTATGGCTGTTCTTCGCCCGTAATCAGGATCGTGATTGA
- a CDS encoding sugar ABC transporter permease — MKHRKSSQLLQQLVFVGPSIVFFILIIVVPFLLGMVYSFTDWNGVSENINWVGFDNFVHVFANDPKFQTAFWFTVRFTVVGVVLTNVIGFFLAYFLTKPLKTRNILRTIFFMPNVIGGLLLGFIWQFIFVKGFSAVGDVTGWSFFNLPWLGDEPTAFWGIVIVFVWQTAGYLMVIYISSLTNVSPDLLEAAEIDGASRWQVLRSIILPLIMPGVTICLFLAISWSFKMFDLNLSLTKGGPFGSTESVALNIYNEAFVNNRYGIGTAKALVFFVIVAIITMIQVRLTKSKEVEA, encoded by the coding sequence ATGAAGCATCGCAAATCTTCACAGCTGTTACAGCAGCTCGTGTTCGTGGGTCCCTCCATCGTGTTTTTTATTCTCATCATCGTGGTCCCTTTCCTGCTTGGCATGGTGTATTCCTTCACGGATTGGAACGGGGTATCCGAGAACATTAATTGGGTAGGGTTCGATAACTTCGTGCATGTTTTTGCGAATGATCCCAAGTTCCAAACGGCATTTTGGTTTACGGTGCGCTTCACCGTGGTTGGTGTGGTACTGACCAATGTGATTGGATTTTTCCTGGCGTATTTCCTGACCAAACCGCTGAAGACGAGAAACATTCTGCGTACGATCTTTTTTATGCCTAACGTGATCGGTGGGTTGTTGCTCGGCTTTATCTGGCAGTTCATATTTGTGAAAGGGTTTTCAGCAGTAGGCGATGTAACAGGCTGGTCCTTCTTCAACCTTCCTTGGTTGGGAGACGAACCGACCGCCTTCTGGGGAATCGTGATTGTATTTGTATGGCAGACCGCAGGATATCTGATGGTCATCTACATCTCATCTCTGACAAATGTATCTCCTGATCTGCTGGAAGCCGCCGAGATTGATGGCGCAAGTCGCTGGCAGGTACTGCGGAGCATCATTCTTCCGCTCATTATGCCGGGTGTAACGATCTGTCTGTTCTTGGCGATCTCCTGGTCGTTCAAAATGTTCGATCTCAATCTTTCGCTAACCAAAGGTGGACCATTCGGATCGACAGAGTCGGTTGCACTCAATATTTACAATGAAGCCTTTGTGAATAACAGATATGGCATCGGAACCGCCAAAGCGCTCGTGTTCTTCGTAATTGTTGCCATCATCACCATGATTCAGGTGCGTCTGACGAAGAGCAAGGAGGTAGAAGCCTAA
- a CDS encoding sensor histidine kinase, protein MSKYYSIRTKLIAFMLIATTLPLLASISMTFIQTKTALREQAVEENKRLIYQASTNLNNYVDNVARASLAVYNDPNFLRNLAKIPGDYRAVAEVYTTLQTIRAAVPDVFQLYLHSFAADQSTLITNPFPKREERKQAYSDSLHGKMGGGSSDIWVESAHMSHTYGFKAASPDDPARTVITLHRVIKDIPSTERLGVLAIDLNMNTIAAITGRLYDPAKEQIYVVDGQNQIIYQGRSEVNHTESLRDETASELNIARSSAGTAQNVAGHFEQDRSMYVYQQLGSTYADWTIVKQIPNETLYARATTLTWNNALIAITALVLVIVATLFISIRITGPLKQLMRYMNQIQAGRLHVDIHLSSRDEFGVLARHFRDMMDTVNNLILREYRLEIANKTNQLKALQAQIHPHFLYNTLQSIGTLALQQQGQRAYTLLSSLSKMLRYSMRDQTCVTLREEAEHARLYLELQQERFGDRLEVDLDFAEDTLSVEVPRMTLQPLIENYFKHGADIQPGKGHISLSSRRIGDHWIEIELNNNGPSIPEAKLLEIRGWLHQNHTATGLVTQESDESESIGLRNVIRRLQLNSHPGHSATLEISNREPNGVKIKVKLYAGE, encoded by the coding sequence ATGTCGAAATATTACAGTATACGCACGAAATTGATTGCCTTTATGCTCATTGCTACCACACTTCCGCTGCTCGCGTCGATCAGCATGACGTTTATCCAGACTAAGACGGCCCTGCGGGAACAGGCTGTTGAAGAGAACAAACGCCTGATCTACCAAGCATCTACGAATCTTAATAACTATGTGGATAACGTGGCCAGAGCGTCGCTCGCTGTGTATAATGACCCGAACTTTCTGCGTAACCTGGCGAAGATTCCTGGGGATTATCGTGCGGTGGCCGAAGTGTACACTACTTTGCAGACGATCCGCGCTGCTGTGCCGGATGTATTCCAGCTTTATTTGCACTCTTTTGCTGCTGATCAATCCACCTTAATTACGAACCCCTTTCCAAAGCGGGAAGAACGCAAACAGGCCTATTCCGACTCACTTCATGGAAAAATGGGCGGTGGCAGCTCAGATATCTGGGTGGAATCGGCCCATATGAGTCACACGTACGGATTCAAGGCTGCCTCCCCAGATGACCCTGCCAGAACGGTCATTACCTTGCATCGAGTGATCAAGGATATTCCGTCCACCGAGCGTCTGGGTGTGCTCGCTATTGATCTGAATATGAATACCATTGCAGCGATAACCGGCAGGTTGTATGATCCGGCTAAGGAACAGATCTATGTTGTGGATGGACAGAATCAGATCATTTACCAGGGACGTTCTGAGGTCAATCATACGGAATCATTACGAGATGAAACGGCTAGCGAACTGAATATTGCACGATCTAGCGCTGGTACAGCCCAGAATGTCGCAGGACATTTTGAACAGGATCGTTCCATGTATGTATACCAGCAGCTTGGTAGCACGTACGCCGACTGGACCATCGTTAAACAGATCCCGAATGAGACGTTATATGCCAGAGCCACCACACTTACGTGGAATAACGCACTGATTGCCATTACGGCACTTGTATTGGTCATTGTTGCAACCTTGTTCATCTCCATCCGAATCACCGGTCCGCTCAAGCAACTCATGCGGTATATGAACCAGATTCAAGCCGGGCGTCTGCATGTGGATATCCATCTATCCAGCCGTGACGAATTCGGGGTGCTCGCTCGTCATTTCCGAGATATGATGGATACGGTCAATAACCTGATTTTGCGGGAATATCGACTGGAGATCGCCAATAAGACCAATCAGCTCAAAGCGTTACAAGCGCAAATTCATCCGCATTTTCTGTATAACACACTGCAATCCATCGGTACACTTGCCCTTCAACAGCAAGGACAGCGGGCGTATACCCTACTCTCTTCCCTGTCCAAAATGCTGCGCTACAGCATGCGGGATCAGACCTGCGTGACTTTACGCGAAGAGGCGGAGCATGCCCGATTATATCTGGAATTGCAACAGGAGCGGTTCGGTGACCGCCTTGAGGTGGATTTAGATTTTGCCGAAGATACCCTATCTGTCGAAGTGCCAAGAATGACGTTACAACCTTTAATTGAGAACTATTTCAAACATGGGGCAGATATTCAGCCAGGCAAAGGCCACATCTCCCTATCCAGCCGCCGGATTGGTGATCATTGGATTGAAATCGAACTGAATAATAACGGACCCTCCATACCTGAAGCTAAATTACTGGAGATCCGGGGATGGCTGCACCAAAATCACACAGCAACCGGGTTAGTCACACAGGAATCCGACGAGTCCGAGTCCATCGGACTACGAAATGTGATACGCAGACTTCAATTGAACTCACATCCCGGTCACTCAGCCACACTTGAGATCAGCAATCGGGAACCAAATGGTGTGAAGATCAAGGTTAAACTATACGCGGGAGAGTGA
- a CDS encoding arsenic resistance protein — protein sequence MLSRETMEKQQTWFYVVALFVGAAIGLSNPAWGNILGYTVSPILAILLYSMFVQIPFLQLKESWSNLRFMGALLVANFIVVPVVVWLLTLVFPQSPGVLIGVYLVLLTPCIDYVIVFTQLGRGDEKLMLAATPLLFVIQMILLPFYLWLLMGTEVAQIMQVGPFVEAFLFLIVIPLLLAVVTQVFSRGKVSGERVMKATAWLPVPMMALALIVVVASQIGKVYNDMAIIVNVIPIYVAFMIIMPWISRIIAKQFRLNTGAGRALIFSSATRNSLVVLPLALALPPEWATIAAAVIVTQTIVELAGELIYIRLVPAVILRNR from the coding sequence ATGCTTTCGAGAGAAACGATGGAGAAACAGCAGACTTGGTTCTATGTAGTTGCACTGTTCGTAGGAGCAGCGATAGGGCTGAGTAATCCAGCATGGGGGAATATTTTGGGCTACACCGTGTCTCCGATACTTGCCATTCTGTTATATAGCATGTTCGTACAGATTCCCTTTCTACAGTTAAAAGAATCCTGGTCCAACCTGCGATTTATGGGCGCGTTACTAGTGGCTAATTTTATCGTTGTACCTGTAGTCGTATGGTTGCTCACACTTGTCTTTCCGCAATCACCAGGCGTTCTGATCGGAGTTTATCTGGTACTGCTAACACCCTGTATTGATTACGTCATTGTGTTCACACAGCTCGGCAGGGGCGATGAGAAACTGATGCTCGCCGCAACACCTCTCCTGTTTGTGATACAAATGATCCTGTTGCCGTTTTATTTATGGCTATTAATGGGTACCGAGGTAGCGCAGATCATGCAGGTAGGTCCGTTTGTGGAGGCTTTTCTGTTCCTGATCGTTATTCCACTGTTGCTCGCTGTCGTTACACAAGTCTTCTCAAGAGGTAAAGTGAGCGGGGAGCGTGTCATGAAAGCCACGGCATGGCTCCCGGTTCCGATGATGGCACTCGCGCTGATCGTGGTTGTCGCCTCCCAGATTGGCAAAGTCTACAATGATATGGCGATCATCGTGAACGTGATCCCGATCTACGTTGCTTTTATGATCATTATGCCTTGGATATCACGAATCATTGCTAAGCAGTTTCGATTAAATACAGGCGCAGGGCGTGCGTTAATTTTCAGTTCAGCCACACGGAACTCGCTGGTTGTTCTGCCGCTAGCGCTGGCACTCCCTCCAGAATGGGCAACCATAGCTGCGGCAGTCATCGTTACACAGACGATAGTGGAGCTTGCAGGGGAGCTAATCTACATTCGACTTGTACCTGCGGTGATTTTGCGGAATCGGTGA
- a CDS encoding response regulator translates to MKALLVDDEKHVRDAIRLLGHWEDFGINTLLEAADGDEAIAAITAHQPQIILSDMRMPGKDGMALLEWISAHAPHSKVLVISGYDDFELVRHAIRHGGMDYLLKPVEADELNGSLLKAVTAWEEEDAIRIQSTRQSIVVNRMRPHYQDRLLTELAVGRGSNPSHMQRLQDELNLPSLIPVCRVAVTSLSHLDADCLAKYRSQPDLLVFSVLNICAEMLSTPDEGVMFRQLDQPDEIILLHWGPSTSLEHILDKVNQGLEQTIQRRLHFGISTCESYPGGISAAYLEASSRLWRRNAVQIKQRIHASVESSNGNKIRRLTAHEEPLRMAAMSCRASSVSAAVAEWLDPITDLEVVSAEQIQQWIDELEWMLSCWLDDMAGLPSKEEEVTEEQSIPFAELPFDAEGLISFPLLRSLLEQRLLAAGKVLTAHHPANPDPMNEIARYMDAHYQEDLSLQQIAARFYLSREYISRKFKQQFGLNWSEYLGKLRINNAKLLLQNPSLRVAKISEMVGFQDEKYFSKVFKKMEGITPAEYRKTLLEAGT, encoded by the coding sequence ATGAAGGCACTGCTTGTAGATGATGAAAAACATGTCCGCGATGCCATAAGGTTGCTTGGTCATTGGGAAGATTTTGGAATTAATACATTACTTGAAGCAGCAGACGGGGATGAAGCCATCGCCGCCATAACGGCACATCAGCCTCAAATCATTCTCAGTGACATGCGTATGCCGGGCAAGGACGGTATGGCATTACTTGAATGGATATCCGCTCATGCCCCACACAGCAAGGTGCTGGTTATTAGCGGGTATGATGATTTTGAACTCGTGAGGCATGCAATCAGGCATGGTGGCATGGACTACCTGCTGAAACCCGTGGAAGCAGATGAGCTGAACGGCTCTCTATTAAAGGCCGTTACAGCTTGGGAAGAGGAAGACGCCATTCGGATACAATCCACCCGACAATCCATTGTCGTTAATCGAATGCGCCCCCACTATCAGGATCGTCTGCTCACCGAACTTGCCGTCGGAAGAGGCAGCAACCCATCACACATGCAGCGATTGCAGGATGAGTTGAATCTCCCCAGTCTAATCCCTGTCTGTCGTGTCGCTGTCACCAGCCTGTCCCATCTGGATGCAGATTGTCTGGCAAAATACCGCAGTCAACCAGATCTGCTTGTGTTCTCGGTACTCAATATCTGTGCAGAGATGTTATCCACACCTGATGAAGGTGTAATGTTCCGCCAGTTGGATCAACCGGACGAAATTATTTTGCTGCATTGGGGCCCATCTACTTCATTGGAACATATTCTAGACAAGGTCAATCAGGGATTGGAGCAGACGATTCAGCGCCGGCTTCATTTTGGCATCTCCACCTGTGAGTCTTATCCTGGCGGAATCTCAGCGGCCTATCTGGAAGCAAGTTCAAGGTTGTGGCGACGTAATGCTGTGCAAATTAAACAGCGAATCCATGCCTCAGTGGAATCATCAAATGGGAATAAAATCAGGCGTTTAACCGCCCATGAAGAACCCCTGCGTATGGCAGCCATGAGCTGCCGGGCTTCCAGTGTATCTGCTGCGGTCGCGGAATGGCTTGACCCGATTACTGACCTTGAGGTTGTCAGTGCCGAGCAGATCCAGCAATGGATCGATGAGCTCGAATGGATGCTGAGCTGCTGGCTTGATGATATGGCAGGTTTGCCATCCAAAGAGGAGGAAGTGACGGAGGAGCAGTCTATTCCCTTTGCCGAGTTACCTTTTGACGCTGAAGGACTGATATCTTTCCCGCTGCTTCGTTCATTGTTAGAACAACGGCTGCTTGCAGCCGGAAAGGTGCTCACTGCCCATCACCCCGCCAATCCTGATCCCATGAATGAGATTGCACGTTATATGGACGCCCATTATCAGGAGGACCTGTCCTTACAGCAGATTGCCGCGCGTTTCTACTTGAGCCGGGAGTATATCTCACGCAAATTCAAACAGCAATTTGGTCTGAACTGGTCGGAATATCTGGGCAAACTGCGGATCAACAACGCTAAGCTGTTACTGCAAAATCCTTCCCTGCGAGTCGCTAAAATCTCGGAGATGGTTGGGTTTCAGGACGAAAAGTATTTCAGCAAAGTGTTCAAAAAAATGGAGGGCATCACGCCAGCGGAATATCGAAAAACATTATTGGAGGCTGGTACGTAA